The Anguilla rostrata isolate EN2019 chromosome 1, ASM1855537v3, whole genome shotgun sequence nucleotide sequence GGTAACGAAGGGGAGGGAAATTTTGGCGACAAATAACCAATCAAATGATTTCTGAGTATGTTTCTATGCTGTGTAGTGTGAGAACTGCGTTTGACTTTATGAGAGAACACTTTCAGGACCGTAACTTCAGCAAGCAACTAGGTAAAGAAAACCGAAGCGTTCCTCCCGACTCTTTGGCTTGTCTAAGTAATGTGCTTTTGTTCACACTGGTATTTGGGATGCGAACGCGTGACACCATTTTATAAATAGATGAACACCGTGACGACAACAACAGGGAATGGAACGTGGCGTcggcaaaatgacaagacagTGTAAACATTTTCGTATTAATATTGCACAATTTAATACTGCGATTACACACGGAAGTGAACAACTTTTGGGGGTTGTGTGAACTTGATGTGGTTTGCCCGAGCTAAGTTTTTAAGCAGAACATCAACACATCGTTtggttataaaaaaaagaaaaaaaaagaaaagaaaaaaaaggttgaatttCATTTACATGACGTCTTACGAGTTTTAACTGAACACACTTCCGGTTCTGACACTTTATAATGGGGGTAAATCAGGGATTTCCAAATAACAACACACTGTCCGAATCTGAGTGCTTTGAATTTCTgtaacatacattttcttttcacctggCGGTTTCACAATAATATTTCAGCAACAAAAGAAGATGAGTGAGTCTGGTACTAAAAAAGACAGAAGACCTTTTCTTGTATATACGTTTTATGTAAGTAATAAAATATTActataacataaatataaatgtgactTTGCAGTCTACATTTTGCAATCAACAAACAACCAATGTagtaaacaaaacatttcttatcCACTGCAACATAATCATTAAAAGAGCTAAACAAAAAGCTCCAAACACATttaggaaataaatatatatatatttatatataaatggtCAAATTCATAAACgaaatcatattaaaatatcTTCTTGGAATTAGTAAGTGTACAAAACTGCccggaaagaaacaaaaacaaaacaataaactcaaaacaaatacatatgtTTACATATTCgacatatttacatattggGAATAATCCTGGCAACtttatcttttaaaatcagttttgtaGAAAGTAGTAGTTCCGCGTTGGATTGAATAACCTTTGCAGAATTTACCTGCACGCACTGTCCATTATAATCTGCCAGACCATGAACAAGATAACACACAATGTACTGGTTTATCCTTTTACCTTTCTTTTGTTCtgagcaaaataataaatatatctaAAACAGGTCCCTTCATTACATTTAGTTATAGCGTTTTCCACGTTTCCTCAGGATATACTGGGTACGATACAATGGTGCAGTTAAATAAGCTAAGTGGGAGAGCCTactaactgaaaataaatttaaaaggtaggtatttaaaaaaaaagagtaacagTAAGACTTCGACCTGGGCATTTAAGTTACCTGAGATATTTCTTTCCGCTTCCTTTTCGTGTTTCACCAATCATGTTTAAAGGTTTGGTTGGGATGGCCTGACAGTCAGCGATTTAGATTGACAGCGTCAAATACTTTTCGAAACTGTAAACATGATAATAAGCTATTTTACACAAATGAGAAGAGTTACGTCCACAACTGTATGAACAAACAGAATCATAATTGTAACAGTACAATAACGTTAAAGAATAAGTGCTCcatgcaaaaaagcaaaacaaaaaccgaCAAAATTATACAAGTTTCAAACTGAGTAGTCCGTGTATTGTCCTATTTAGTTCTCGCTTCTATCTGCACCTGTCCACATTGTTAAATGCAAAGCTTTTGATTTCTGTTTGGTTTCCAAAAGGCCGTGATATTCTTTGAGCATTTTCGCGTTagtgaatggaaaaaatgtgaacGTTTCGTCAGCACTGATATTATTTCCGTCAAGTTGCACCCGACTCGTGGGGTCACCGCGAAGGCAAAGGTAGGCTCGTGTTTTGATGTGTGAAATTACACAATTaatataaagcaaaacaaagtaaATGGCATACGTTTAATTTGCAGAAGAGGAAAGCCGTTGGGTTATTTTTTTTCGAAACGAAGCAAACAACACAATCAATatattaaagaaataataatgaatctGATTAACGACTTTAAGAATACAAACGCCACTCTGCTCGCAGCATATGCCTCATTATTGATATTTTCTTTAGGCAAACACCGAGACTTAAGTGCGATCTAccagctttttttaaagacatagcAAGAAACAAATTTGCCCCGCTCGAGATATTCGCATCCTTTTGAATTAAAAGGTCGAATTGactataacatttttttttcgtttgtttttccTCCATAGAATTTTGGTAAATAAAAATCTTTGTCTCACTTAAAACTCgcgtgattttttaaatcagttattatcattgtatttttaaacccaTTTCCAGCGCACATCTACAGTTATCGTACCACAATCTCCGGCTACCGGCGACACCttgccagcccccccccccttctcttgcCTAAGGAAAACGAAAAagaaacgaacaaaaaaaatactgtaaattcCATAGtcctttcattattttctctctctctttttttaaataacaggcTAGTTCATGAAAACAGTCACTGGACCGGACTCTGTAGCGAGTGGTGTAGAGGCGGCGTCTCCGCTTGTGAATATACATCCTCCATGCTCGGGTGAGGGACCCCGACGGGAGTCATTcgcttttctttctgtcttctgtTGCAAAACCACACGCGCACCACTTCTTTTTCCAACTGTAGGGTGCCCGCCAAACTGGTGATCTCGTGGGCAGACGGTTTGGGGCATTTTAAGAAATGGTTCTCCAGCGCCCCTTTGACTCCGACCTCGATAGAGGTCCTCTTCTTTCGTTTCCGGCCCTGAGCGGCGATCTTGTCCAAATTGGTCGGGCTGCCGGTGTTGGAGTCCGTCTCCTCCAGCCACTTGTTCAACAGGGGCTTAAGTTTGCACATGTTCTTGAAACTCAGCTGCAGCGCCTCAAACCTGCAGATGGTGGTCTGGGAAAACACGTTGCCGTAGAGGGTGCCCAGAGCCAAGCCCACATCCGCCTGCGTGAAGCCCAATTTGATCCGCCTCTGTTTGAACTGTTTGGCGAACTGCTCCAGGTCGTCGGAACTGGGCGCGTCTTCGTCCGAGTGGTCCTGGTGGTGGCTGAACGGCTGCTGCGGCGACTCCATCTGGTTGTCATGACTACCCGCGTCTTCGTGCAGCGAGTCCCTCATGCCGTGGTGGAGCGAGGACGGCTGCGGGCTCAGCATGGCGTTGAGATTCGTGTAGCCCGGCTGGGAATAGACGAGCGACTGGTGGCCATTGGAGGCGGGAGACAGCGGGGACAAGTGGTGGGTCGTGGCGGGCGCCCAGGACCCGTGGTGGCCGCCCTGCGTCTGCTGGTGCACCAGGTGCGATCTGTGGTGAAAGCCGCTGCTCAGGTCCTCTCGGGTGGCCTGCACCGCGGATTTGTTGTGCTCGGGTTGTCCAATGTGGGTTCCGCTGGTCCAGTCGGTGTTGGAGGTGGGCAGCCACTGGTGGTGCGTCAGAGTCATCGGATGTCCCGTGTTGGTCGCCGCAAGTCCTTGCAAATACTCGTGGTGCATCATTTTCTGCACCTCTCTGTAAGTCGTCCCCTGATGCATCCTATCCGAATCCGGATGCATGAGCGGGTTGGAAGGCAAAGAGTTATTCCGAGGAATATACTGAGCTGTTGTAGCCATGGCTCCTACTTCGAAAACTGACGGCTCCTCTGCGATCTCAGCGCTTTAGAGCCAAAAACGCAACAACCTGCCCGGGGAGGTCTCGAGGAAGGAAAGACACGCCTCTCCTTCGCTTGCATTGGCTCCTCGTCGACTCACGCGCCCCAATATTCTGTATTCCCTCGCGCCTCCCGCTTGGTTGGCTGCCGGCGCGCTGATCCCGACCACTCGCAATTGGCCactcttgtgtttttttctccccccttcccagtCAAGACAGCGAGGGCTGGAAAAACAGCAGGAAATTATTGGGTTTCGCTCGTTTTATTCGGGTTGTTTTGCAAATAACCACGTGGGGGAGTACAGAGATCTTTTTGAAGgagtgtaaaatatatatatccacCTTCATCCTCTTTAGTCCGCGTTGGCTAGCGCGAGCTCTCCTTATTAAACTAGATTAGTATTCTTGTATTCTCCCAGGATAGCGACCTCCCACAAACGTAAATAAATACGGTGTGGCGTTACTGTGAGCTTATCGTTATGAGGGTTTCGCCAACTTGTAAAATGTAGCCGAAGCCTACTTCTTATAAATATTAGGGAAGTCATATTTATAGTAATTGGTCTGTAAATTTAGACTTCTGTTTATTTCGTAAGAAGTATAGGGAGCTGGTACTGTTCATTTGTATGCATAATTGTCTTGCATGAAAGGGAAACCCATCTATGCCTGTGTCTGATATCATCGGCATCTATTACCATTGTGGCACGACATTAGTTGAACAACcacacaaaataatacattttaaaaagcaaggtTTTGATACtacatatgaaaaaataaatgtcattattacagaaatgacaaaaaatatgttACATTAGTCGGTTCTAAATTACAATATTCTGGGTAATTTGGGGAATAATTTTATGCACGCATGTTATGCGCGTTATTAGCATTTCAAGTAGTTTAACTTCGTGGAACTTAATGTTTGGGATATATGTGGCActtacattatatttaattttatgccacacacacacacacacacacacacaagaacacacaccacaccttaTTGAAAATTATATTGCGCAATCGGGAAAGAAAGACAACTTGAACCAAAAAAAGAAGGGCAAAAAACTATGTAAGTACTCGTGCTATTCACCAAAAGAGAGACAGATTACTCCCATCAGTTTTATTGCACAGATAAAGGACAAAGATATGCGTCCGAGTCAACAACAAATTATTATGTGCTATATTAACATTCTTCAAATGTCTTAAAGCGCTTTGCATCTACACCTTGACACCCACAAACGTCGCAGGTTGGTTATTTCAAGACCATATCTacgtacacattttttttgcaaacagttAATATTTAAACCCCAACAGGCAAAAACCTAGAAAAACGGTGATATTGAACTGCAcaattttctctgcatttttcGGAACTTTAAAGAAATCCTGTGTTTTCCTGCTTCTGGCTCCTTCTCCGCTCCTTTCCCAGTTTATCTGATTATTTTTCCCTTCACGTTTTGTCCCAATAGCAAATTACCAATTCTATGAATTGCAAAGCAGCTGCAGCGAGCTGAGGGGtagagtggggggggagatGCGAAGATTGAAAGGGATCTTTGCAAACACAATCACGTTCTTAAATGGAAATTCGGGGCTTTAAACAAATCTTACATCTCTCCCTTTCCAGTCGTCTAAAACTCCGCAATCAGGCACACGGTCCATCCGTTATAAAAACGGCATCATTTctggtagatttttttttagaaaatcaGTCTTATGTTGATTATAATCTGTGTGATTTGTTAAAAGTATAGGTTTTATATGTCTGTCTTTatggtgttttcctttttttttacttaagaGGTCGTtacacagatatatattttataagcgAAGCAGAGAGGTTGCTTAAAAACCTTACAGGATCTGAAAACAACTGAACGGTAAGTTCATTCTTCGATAATCTGCGTCCTTGGTTAACTCGTGCACGAGACGGCGAGAAATCCTGCGAGTGTATAAGGAGTCAGCGGACTAGGGTCGTAGGTGCTCGTCACGGTCTCGACAAAGGCGTGGTTTTGTTGAAcctcaattaattatttatttaaagactaACGTGGCTCAAACTAGGCTATCGATATCTTGCGGTGGtttatgaaattttatttgcGTTTTAAACTACCTTTATGGCGATTGGTGCAGAGTTAAAACGCGTCGTGGTCTCAGTTTGAACCACGTTATAAACCTGGTTTAAAACAAAGGATTATTGCAAATAACGTTTTAAGCACTTAGACAAGCTGCATTTTAAACGTTACACCTAAAAACTGCAATTATGGCAATATTTCCGCGACCTACTTTTCCTGTTATCATTGCGTAATACAAAATTAATGTCATAGGCTACCCTTCTATCTTAAATCAAGGTTATTTTTTAGAGGTTGTGGCTAGgacagtgctttttaaaataaatcacatcaaaatcaaaatcgACCAAGTAGGTTAATAAACATACACGCACGTGTTACCacggaaaaaaaatatctgcatcAGTATGGAAATTAACAGTCGCAACTGTGTTTAGTTTAAAtactaaaacatgaaatatctGATCTGTTTTCTAATCTAATCATCCGTGACGGAGTCGGAGGGCCAATGAAAACAGATTTCTTTTTAGTTCTTTAGACTTTCTCACAGTGCGAATATAAAGAATGACTAGCagagacctctctctctctctctctcacacacacacacacacacacacacacacagtcacacgcacgtgcacgcgcacacgcggGCACACACACGGTCGGACCAGCTCCCATATTGTATACCTATCTTAATGAACttgaagcaaaacaaataaacaaataaataacaacgaAAAGAAACggatgcattttaaatacaaaaacagcgAAAAGAAACAGAGTGGTTGCCAACGGCGAGTCGTGAGAATTGTTCGGCCTCAGAGGTATATATGTCGGGCAGCATCGCAATATTTAGGTGGACTTCTCGGGAAGTACATTCTTGCGCGAGTTTAGGAAGATCCGGGCTAGAATATTGCAGTTCCTCGCCTGTGCGGTTTGCCTGGTCTGTGTTCGTAATCGTACGCGTGTCCACTGAAATTTAAGCACAAGATAATATTTACTATCAGCAACAAATGAAATCAGGGGTTAACGCTAGCCTACTTTAATCCTCAGCGCGAACAGTTCGTGCGTTGTACAACTGCCAACACACGATTGTTGGCTGCAGGCCTAAAACTAAGTTACTTAATTTGCCTTGAAAACAGTTAACATACTTTTCGGGGACGCAAGATAAGCAAATCAAATATCTGTTGACCAAACCAACAACACCATGCGATGACATAAGATTCCCTAACTATGCAAAACGTGTAGTTTGCTTGTGGCGTTTAATAGACAGGAATTGAATGTCGTAGGCAAACACATTTGTAGACTTTTCTTCTCAGACTACTGTTGTGCATTCAAGCGTACAAAGTTTCTTGCTTGGTGCATGAGGCAGGAAAGACTTAAAGCACCAAGTCAGGTTTCTCATCTGTGACAGACCCGGAGGACCGTTTCCGAGACGCAGTTAATGAAAATGCGTAACAGCTTAGTAATTCTTATTTTACAGTCTATAAAAAGACTGACCACTGCCGCTGTGGGAAGCCGACCCGGCGCTGCAAAACAGACTAACTGTTGTACTGTCGTACAGCCAGTGCGGACTGCTGGTGAAGAAAACGGCCAGATGCTCGCTTTTCTTTCCGCGAAGACTGCGGCCTTGTCTGAACGAGGTGAATTTTTGCTTGGATGCAAGAGGTTGCTATGGAGAGAGGGTTGAAAGGGATCACAGATCTTACGGCTGAATGATAGACCATCCAcgaaaagacaaataaaaggcCGGgttttttaagattttaagaagaagaagaagaagaaaagacaaCAGCATACAATCAAAGTGTTTCATAGACAACCGATCTCGAGAAAAGGAGGTACGACGCACTATGAATCAAAatgatcttttattttattttttttaaaacatttttaagctATGCAGCGCTTGAAAACCATACGCTTGCAATTTCACTGCTAATTTCTACCGTTAAACCACTGGCGTCAGCGTTTGTCCTCATCAAATTTCGAATATGAATAGGCCTACTACGTTTGTCTTATGGTTTTGCAAATCATATTTTGTTGTTCTGAAAACCgcgacaaacaaacaaaacaaaacatcaggATGTCAGATCATATGTGGGCCAAATTAGAACTCCATAGGCTACACGTGTTACTAGGTCATATTAAGATAACCATAGCGAATGTGTGCCAAATAGGAATACGGTTAGGCAgcataaactaaaaaaaaagcctaattGTTTCATGTTTTCCGTTC carries:
- the pou3f1 gene encoding POU domain, class 3, transcription factor 1; the protein is MATTAQYIPRNNSLPSNPLMHPDSDRMHQGTTYREVQKMMHHEYLQGLAATNTGHPMTLTHHQWLPTSNTDWTSGTHIGQPEHNKSAVQATREDLSSGFHHRSHLVHQQTQGGHHGSWAPATTHHLSPLSPASNGHQSLVYSQPGYTNLNAMLSPQPSSLHHGMRDSLHEDAGSHDNQMESPQQPFSHHQDHSDEDAPSSDDLEQFAKQFKQRRIKLGFTQADVGLALGTLYGNVFSQTTICRFEALQLSFKNMCKLKPLLNKWLEETDSNTGSPTNLDKIAAQGRKRKKRTSIEVGVKGALENHFLKCPKPSAHEITSLAGTLQLEKEVVRVWFCNRRQKEKRMTPVGVPHPSMEDVYSQAETPPLHHSLQSPVQ